From Dechloromonas sp. A34:
AGCGGCGCAGCGCGTCCAGCGCCCGCCCCTGCGACGGCGCATCGAGCACCTTGTCGGCGGTCAGCCCGGAGGCCAGCCGAACCGGCTCCTTCATGGAATCCAGCGTATAGATCTGGTTGTCGACGACCCGCCCGACCTGCAGGCGAAAGCTGTTGGAACCCAGATCGACAGCCGCCACGGTTTCGTAAATCATTTGCTTGCTAGTACCGGAAGGTAGGACTGGCCGGCATTCTAACATCCAGCCCACGGCCAGGATTCCTGGCAAGCGGCCGTAAAATCTATGGTCAGCCCGATTTTTGCAAGGCAGGTTGGAGTTGATCTAAAGTGGGCTTGCGCAAATCAATCCGGCGTCGAATGGGGAGGTTGATTTCCCGCGCCACGATGAGAGCCGCGCCTGGCAAACCTCAAAAAAGCCTCAGCATGTGATTGCTGTTTTTACGTTCAGGTTCTTTGCCAGGCCGTTGTGCCGTTTAGTTCATCCCGTGATCTACCGTCGCAAAACCAGGGGGGTTACAAAATGATGAGGCAAGGCCTCAGGTAGCTGCAACTGCCTGACGCGGTTGATAGTGTGTTCCTTTGGCGAGGATGGCCCAGGCGATCCTCGCCATTTTGTTGGCCAAGGCGCAGGCCACGATATTCGAGTGTCGCCTACAGAGCATCGCTCTGATCCATTCGCCCAGCGCATCGGTTCTGGTCTGGATGTGCTGCAGGGTCACCCGCGCCCCCTGGACGAGGAGTCGTCGCAGGTTCTTGTCGCCGCGCTTGCTGATGCCGAGCAAGGTGGGTTTGCCGCCCGTGCTGTACTGACGAGGTACCAATCCGATGGAGGCGGCGAACTGGCGAGCATTGGCAAACTGATGGGCATCGCCCAGTTCGACCGCCAGCACACTGGCAGTAATGGGGCCGACCCCGGGTATTTCCAGCAGGCGCTGGCTGCGCTCGTCTTCGGCCAGTTGTTGCGCCAATTCCCGCTCGACAGCTTTGATTTGTTCGTCCAGATACTTGAAGTGCTCGCGCAGACGTTCAATGAGCGCGATCAGACGGGGCGGCAGTTCGGCTTCGTGCTCCGCCAACAGGGCTGGCAGCCGCTTGATGATCGCCGCCCCTTTGGGCAGGCTGATGCCGAACTCCAGCAAGAAGGCGTGTATCTGGTTGGTGGTGGAGGTTTTATCCCGCACTAGCGCTTCGCGCACGCGATGGGTGGCCGAGATCGTCTGCTGTGTTTCGTTGCGCGGACTCACGAAGCGCATGTTCGGCCGACTCGCCGCTTCGCAGATGGCTTGGGCATCGGCAAAGTCGTTCTTGTTGCCTTGCACGAAGGGTTTCACGAATTGCGGTGAGATCAGCTTCGCCTCGTGCCCCATCGCCGTGAGTCGCCGTGCAATCCAGTGCGCTCCGGCGCACGCTTCCATAACGACACGACAGGCCGGAACATTCACGAGTTGCGTCAGCATCTGGCTTCGCGAGAGTTTCTTGCGAAATACCATGCGACCCGATGCATCCTGACCGTGTAGGTGGAAGCAATGCTTCCCAAGATCAATCCCAATTAGCGTCACAATGTTCATGATGGCCTCCAGAAGAAAAATCCCCGCTCAGCTTACCGCTGGCGGGGATCGGGCTGACCATCTCATTAAAGCCCGCCGGTTTGCAGCGGCAGGCTTTTTCTGGAAAACGACAGGCTTTTTTAGCTAGCCAGCGCCTTCTTGATCTGCTCCAGCGTGGACGGATCGTCGATGGTCGTCAAATCGCCCGGATCGCGGCCTTCGGCCAGGGCCTGCAGCGAACGGCGCAGCATCTTGCCGGAGCGGGTCTTGGGCAGACCAGTCACGAAATGCACGCGGGCCGGTCGACCGATGGCACCGAGGATGCTGTCGACCGTACCGAAAACTTCCTTCTCCAGCGCCTTGACCAACTCGGGCGTCGCCACGCGGGCGGCATCCTTGACCACGGCAAAGGCCATCGGGA
This genomic window contains:
- a CDS encoding IS110 family transposase — translated: MNIVTLIGIDLGKHCFHLHGQDASGRMVFRKKLSRSQMLTQLVNVPACRVVMEACAGAHWIARRLTAMGHEAKLISPQFVKPFVQGNKNDFADAQAICEAASRPNMRFVSPRNETQQTISATHRVREALVRDKTSTTNQIHAFLLEFGISLPKGAAIIKRLPALLAEHEAELPPRLIALIERLREHFKYLDEQIKAVERELAQQLAEDERSQRLLEIPGVGPITASVLAVELGDAHQFANARQFAASIGLVPRQYSTGGKPTLLGISKRGDKNLRRLLVQGARVTLQHIQTRTDALGEWIRAMLCRRHSNIVACALANKMARIAWAILAKGTHYQPRQAVAAT